In the Mycolicibacterium thermoresistibile genome, one interval contains:
- a CDS encoding (2Fe-2S)-binding protein yields the protein MSPYFTVTTGTLAETGWLPVRRLYTDADLLEGVVGRVRARINAAERRVAVSTLFLGMAARLWSVGLGALAGHGALPDLTGDRLLFSETGGHIRLHIEHPVGRHGDDLEGLLADMVIEEHLTPLTAALRRGGPIAEGLLRGNSASGLLSAAMVFDRATAGDGRGWRLARRLCADERLAGAVVFDGAGYRRTSCCLYYRTPGSGVCGDCVFTTKPATGPAARGAIETA from the coding sequence GTGAGCCCGTATTTCACGGTGACGACGGGCACGCTCGCCGAGACCGGCTGGCTGCCGGTGCGCCGGCTGTACACCGATGCCGACCTGCTCGAGGGCGTCGTCGGCCGGGTGCGGGCCCGCATCAACGCCGCCGAACGCCGGGTGGCGGTGTCCACACTGTTCCTCGGGATGGCAGCCCGGCTGTGGTCGGTCGGGCTGGGTGCGCTGGCCGGGCACGGCGCGCTGCCCGACCTCACCGGTGACCGGCTGCTGTTCAGCGAGACCGGCGGGCACATCCGGTTGCACATCGAACACCCCGTCGGCCGGCACGGCGACGACCTGGAGGGGCTGCTCGCCGACATGGTCATCGAGGAGCACCTGACCCCGCTCACGGCGGCGCTGCGCCGCGGCGGCCCGATCGCCGAAGGGCTGCTGCGCGGCAACTCGGCATCAGGATTGCTCAGCGCGGCAATGGTTTTCGACCGCGCGACGGCCGGTGACGGCCGGGGTTGGCGGCTGGCCCGGAGGTTGTGCGCCGACGAGCGGCTCGCCGGCGCAGTGGTCTTCGACGGCGCCGGCTACCGCCGCACCAGCTGCTGTCTCTACTACCGCACACCGGGCAGCGGGGTCTGCGGCGACTGTGTGTTCACCACCAAACCAGCCACCGGACCCGCCGCCCGGGGCGCGATCGAGACCGCCTAG
- a CDS encoding M13 family metallopeptidase — MTVEAIRSGVDLSFVDPAVRPQDDLFGHVNGRWLAEHEIPADRAADGAFRELYDRAEQQIRDLIEEAAQAGAPAGTDQQRIGDLYASFMDEQTVNRLGVRPLLDELATIDAAADRTELAAVLGALQRTGVGGGAGAYVNTDAKNSSRYLLYLNQSGLGLPDESYYRDEAHAEVLAAYPAHIARMFALVYRDGDHRDTAERILALETKLAAAHWDVVKRRDAELSYNLRTFTDLADEAPGFDWTGWITALGTTPEQAAELVARQPDYLTAFAELWSSADLEDWKAWLRWRVIHARAFLLTDELVAEDFEFYGRTLSGTQEIRERWKRGVSVVENLMGFALGKLYVERHFPPEAKSRMDELVANLREAYRVSISQLDWMTPQTREKALAKLDKFTPKIGYPAKWRDYSALEIRRDDLYGNYRRGYAVEFDRDIAKLGGPVDRDEWFMTPQTVNAYYNPGMNEIVFPAAILQPPFFDAEADDAANYGGIGAVIGHEIGHGFDDQGSKYDGDGNLVDWWTDEDRTEFEARAKALIEQYDAYSPRELSGEHRVNGAFTVGENIGDLGGLSIALLAYRLSLGGREAPVIDGLTGEQRVFFGWAQVWRTKYRPEEAIRRLAVDPHSPPEFRCNGVVRNIDAFYEAFGVTESDELYLEPERRVRIWN, encoded by the coding sequence GTGACGGTTGAAGCGATTCGATCCGGCGTCGACCTGAGTTTCGTCGACCCCGCGGTGCGCCCCCAGGACGATCTGTTCGGTCATGTGAACGGCCGCTGGCTGGCCGAGCACGAGATTCCCGCCGACCGTGCGGCCGACGGTGCGTTCCGGGAACTCTACGATCGCGCCGAGCAGCAGATCCGCGACCTGATCGAGGAGGCCGCGCAGGCCGGCGCCCCGGCCGGCACCGATCAGCAGCGAATCGGCGACCTGTACGCGTCCTTCATGGACGAGCAGACGGTGAACCGGCTCGGGGTGCGACCGTTGCTCGACGAACTGGCCACGATCGACGCCGCGGCCGACCGCACCGAGCTGGCCGCCGTGCTGGGCGCGCTTCAGCGCACCGGTGTCGGCGGCGGGGCCGGCGCCTACGTCAACACCGACGCCAAGAATTCGAGCCGGTACCTGCTGTATCTCAATCAGTCCGGGTTGGGGCTGCCCGACGAGTCGTATTACCGCGACGAGGCGCACGCCGAGGTGCTCGCCGCCTATCCCGCCCACATCGCCCGGATGTTCGCGCTGGTGTACAGGGACGGGGACCACCGCGACACCGCCGAGCGGATCCTGGCGCTGGAGACCAAACTGGCCGCCGCGCACTGGGACGTCGTCAAACGCCGTGACGCCGAGCTGAGCTACAACCTGCGCACCTTCACCGACCTCGCCGACGAGGCGCCCGGCTTCGACTGGACCGGCTGGATCACCGCGCTGGGCACCACGCCGGAGCAGGCCGCCGAGCTGGTCGCGCGGCAGCCCGACTATCTGACCGCGTTCGCCGAGTTGTGGTCGTCGGCGGATCTGGAGGACTGGAAGGCGTGGCTGCGCTGGCGGGTCATCCATGCCCGCGCGTTTCTTCTCACCGATGAGCTGGTGGCCGAGGACTTCGAGTTCTACGGCCGCACCCTCAGCGGCACCCAGGAGATCCGGGAACGCTGGAAGCGGGGTGTGTCGGTGGTGGAGAACCTGATGGGGTTCGCGCTGGGCAAGCTGTATGTGGAGCGGCACTTCCCGCCCGAGGCCAAGTCGCGGATGGACGAACTGGTGGCCAACCTGCGCGAGGCGTACCGGGTCAGCATCTCCCAGCTGGACTGGATGACCCCGCAGACCCGGGAGAAGGCGCTGGCCAAGCTGGACAAGTTCACCCCGAAGATCGGCTATCCGGCCAAGTGGCGGGACTATTCGGCGTTGGAGATCCGCCGCGACGACCTGTACGGCAACTACCGGCGCGGGTACGCCGTGGAGTTCGACCGGGACATCGCCAAGCTCGGCGGGCCGGTGGACCGCGACGAGTGGTTCATGACCCCGCAGACGGTGAACGCCTATTACAACCCGGGCATGAACGAGATCGTGTTCCCGGCGGCGATCCTGCAGCCCCCGTTCTTCGACGCCGAGGCCGACGACGCCGCCAACTACGGCGGGATCGGCGCGGTGATCGGCCACGAGATCGGGCACGGTTTCGACGATCAGGGCTCCAAGTACGACGGCGACGGCAACCTCGTCGACTGGTGGACCGACGAGGACCGCACCGAGTTCGAGGCCCGGGCGAAGGCGCTGATCGAGCAGTACGACGCGTACTCGCCCCGTGAGCTGTCCGGTGAGCACCGGGTGAACGGCGCGTTCACCGTCGGGGAGAACATCGGCGACCTGGGCGGGCTGTCGATCGCGTTGCTGGCCTACCGGCTGTCGTTGGGTGGCCGGGAGGCGCCGGTGATCGACGGGCTGACCGGTGAGCAGCGGGTGTTCTTCGGCTGGGCGCAGGTGTGGCGGACGAAGTACCGCCCGGAGGAGGCGATTCGGCGGCTCGCGGTGGACCCGCACTCGCCGCCGGAGTTCCGCTGCAACGGGGTGGTGCGCAACATCGACGCGTTCTACGAGGCGTTCGGCGTCACCGAGTCCGACGAGCTGTACCTCGAGCCGGAACGTCGCGTGCGGATCTGGAACTGA
- a CDS encoding CoA-binding protein, with the protein MMTETQDLQRILRDTRTVAIVGASANPERASYEVWRYLKEASHFELYLVNPTITEVDGTPVYPSLSALPVVPDLVDVFRRRDQLRPVLDDTIAVGAKTLWLQLGLADEQIAREAAAAGLQVVMDRCLKVEYARLMG; encoded by the coding sequence ATGATGACCGAAACCCAAGATTTGCAGCGGATTCTGCGGGACACCCGCACGGTGGCGATCGTCGGCGCCTCGGCCAACCCGGAACGGGCCAGCTACGAGGTGTGGCGATACCTCAAAGAGGCCAGCCACTTCGAGCTCTACCTGGTCAACCCGACCATCACCGAGGTGGACGGCACACCGGTGTATCCCAGCCTGTCGGCGCTGCCGGTGGTGCCGGACCTGGTCGACGTGTTCCGCCGCAGGGACCAGCTGCGCCCGGTGCTGGACGACACCATCGCGGTGGGCGCCAAGACGCTGTGGCTGCAGCTGGGGCTGGCCGATGAGCAGATCGCCCGCGAGGCGGCCGCGGCGGGTCTGCAGGTCGTGATGGACCGCTGCCTGAAGGTCGAATACGCCCGCTTGATGGGCTAG
- a CDS encoding MMPL family transporter: MMRLSNALRRYRWAVFSGWVLLLLPSIWLALSGTGQLTGGGFEVAGSQSLRVQHELEDHFPDEGASPLALVAAPRADATFEDMNAAVAFLEQVAAEVSDDVRIKPNPQQPPPRPDRPYVLTLQLDFDNTGAVDVSNQLREKVGIDGDRPGETDNGRVRLYVVGQGALGAAASEATKHDIAQAERWNLPIVLIILLAVFGSLAAAAVPLVLGVCTVVVTMGVVYLLSLVTTMSVFVASTVSMLGIALAIDYSLFILMRFREELRAGRDVDQAADAAMATSGLAVVLSGLTVIASVTGLYLINTPVLRSMATGAVLAVAVAVLAATTLTPAVLATFGRAAARRSSYLHWSRRPETTQSPFWTRWTGQVMRRPWVSAAAASAVLLVMAAPTVAMELGNSMQRQFEPTHEIRGGVNAAAEALGPGALGPVRVMVSFPDGAASQPANAGTLDAVRQEISRAPNVVSVSPPVFADDDSSALLSAVLSVDPEDMRARDTIDWLREHLPAAAGDGARTDVGGPTALIKDFDDEVATTQPLVFVFVAVIAFVMLLIAIRSPVLALKGVLMTVLSVAAAYGSLVAVFQWGWLAPLGFEPISSLDSTIPPLVLALTFGLSMDYEIFLLTRIRERFLQTQDTRDAVAYGVSTSARTITSAALIMIAVFTGFAFAGMPLVAQLGVACAVAIAVDATVVRLVLVPALMAMFDKWNWWLPPWLDRLLPSVDFEKPLPHTDIGDLVIIPDDISALMPPGSQLRSVVRSAAKLKSLAPETITVADPLAFSGCVRSGEPLGPRIKGGDDGTTVPVRTGGGGRRAGTAVATRPAVHPVTLWLDRLEVALDALHTAADLDGAPVERRSPMETTTVQLPTGDRLQIPTGAETVRLMGYLIMCRNSARDYAEFADLVECMDAETAAAVLARMDRYYCGQYPRQHWVATQLVRRLADPHPSDVDDDGETESSAVADWDEVRKRCLSVAVAMLEEAR, from the coding sequence ATGATGCGCCTGAGTAACGCCCTGCGGCGCTACCGCTGGGCGGTTTTCTCGGGATGGGTGCTGCTCCTGCTGCCCTCGATCTGGCTGGCACTCAGCGGCACCGGACAGCTCACCGGCGGTGGCTTCGAGGTTGCCGGCTCCCAGTCGTTACGGGTCCAACACGAACTCGAGGACCACTTCCCCGACGAGGGCGCGTCCCCCCTGGCGCTGGTCGCCGCCCCGCGCGCCGACGCCACCTTCGAGGACATGAACGCCGCGGTGGCGTTTCTCGAGCAGGTCGCCGCCGAGGTGTCCGACGACGTCCGGATCAAACCGAATCCACAGCAACCGCCGCCGCGGCCGGACCGGCCGTATGTGCTGACCCTGCAGCTCGACTTCGACAACACCGGCGCGGTCGACGTCAGCAACCAATTGCGGGAGAAGGTCGGCATCGACGGCGACCGGCCGGGTGAGACCGACAACGGCCGGGTCCGGCTCTACGTCGTCGGCCAGGGCGCACTGGGCGCGGCCGCCTCCGAGGCGACCAAACACGACATCGCCCAGGCCGAACGGTGGAACCTGCCGATCGTGCTGATCATCCTGCTGGCGGTGTTCGGCTCGCTGGCCGCCGCGGCGGTGCCGCTGGTGCTCGGTGTCTGCACCGTCGTGGTGACGATGGGCGTGGTCTATCTGCTATCGCTGGTGACCACCATGTCGGTGTTCGTCGCCTCGACGGTGTCGATGCTCGGTATCGCACTGGCCATCGACTACTCGCTGTTCATCCTGATGCGGTTCCGGGAGGAGCTGCGCGCCGGCCGCGACGTCGATCAGGCCGCCGACGCCGCCATGGCGACATCCGGCCTGGCGGTGGTGTTGTCCGGGCTGACCGTGATCGCATCGGTCACCGGGCTGTACCTGATCAACACCCCGGTGCTGCGGTCGATGGCCACCGGCGCGGTGCTGGCGGTGGCCGTCGCGGTGCTGGCGGCGACCACCCTCACCCCGGCGGTGCTGGCCACATTCGGCCGCGCGGCGGCCCGGCGGTCGTCGTACCTGCACTGGTCCCGCCGGCCGGAGACCACCCAGTCACCGTTCTGGACACGTTGGACCGGTCAGGTGATGCGCCGGCCGTGGGTGTCGGCCGCGGCCGCGTCCGCGGTGCTGTTGGTGATGGCCGCGCCGACGGTGGCGATGGAACTGGGCAACAGCATGCAGCGCCAGTTCGAGCCGACGCACGAGATCCGCGGCGGCGTCAACGCGGCCGCCGAGGCGCTGGGTCCGGGTGCGCTGGGACCGGTGCGGGTGATGGTGTCGTTCCCGGACGGTGCGGCGTCACAACCGGCCAACGCGGGCACGTTGGACGCCGTGCGGCAGGAGATCTCCCGGGCGCCGAACGTGGTGTCGGTGTCCCCGCCGGTGTTCGCCGACGACGACAGCAGCGCGCTGCTGTCCGCGGTGCTGTCCGTCGACCCCGAGGACATGCGGGCCCGCGACACCATCGACTGGCTGCGCGAACATCTGCCCGCGGCGGCCGGCGACGGCGCACGCACCGACGTCGGCGGCCCGACCGCGCTGATCAAGGACTTCGACGACGAGGTCGCCACCACCCAGCCACTGGTGTTCGTGTTCGTCGCGGTGATCGCGTTCGTGATGCTGCTCATCGCGATCCGCTCACCGGTGCTGGCGCTCAAGGGTGTGCTGATGACGGTGCTGTCGGTGGCCGCGGCCTACGGCAGCCTGGTGGCGGTGTTCCAGTGGGGCTGGCTGGCTCCGCTGGGCTTCGAACCGATCTCGTCGCTGGACAGCACGATCCCGCCGCTGGTGCTGGCGCTGACCTTCGGGCTGTCGATGGACTACGAGATCTTCCTGCTGACCCGGATACGGGAGCGGTTCCTGCAGACCCAGGACACCCGTGACGCGGTCGCCTACGGGGTGAGCACCAGCGCCCGCACCATCACCAGCGCCGCGCTGATCATGATCGCGGTGTTCACCGGGTTCGCGTTCGCCGGCATGCCGCTGGTCGCCCAGCTCGGGGTGGCGTGCGCGGTCGCGATCGCGGTGGACGCCACCGTGGTCCGGCTGGTGTTGGTGCCGGCGTTGATGGCGATGTTCGACAAGTGGAACTGGTGGCTGCCGCCGTGGCTGGACCGTCTGCTGCCGTCGGTGGATTTCGAGAAGCCGCTGCCCCACACCGACATCGGCGATCTGGTCATCATCCCCGACGACATCTCCGCGCTGATGCCGCCGGGCTCGCAGCTGCGGTCCGTCGTCAGATCCGCAGCAAAGCTGAAAAGCCTTGCCCCCGAAACGATCACGGTGGCCGACCCGTTGGCGTTCAGTGGGTGTGTGCGGTCGGGTGAACCGCTCGGCCCGCGGATCAAGGGCGGCGACGACGGCACCACCGTCCCGGTGCGCACCGGTGGCGGCGGCCGCAGGGCCGGCACCGCGGTGGCCACCAGGCCCGCGGTTCATCCGGTCACGCTGTGGCTGGACCGGTTGGAGGTCGCGCTCGACGCGCTGCACACCGCCGCCGACCTCGACGGCGCCCCGGTCGAACGGCGCAGCCCGATGGAGACCACCACGGTGCAGCTGCCCACCGGGGATCGGTTGCAGATCCCCACCGGCGCGGAGACGGTGCGGTTGATGGGCTATCTGATCATGTGCCGCAACAGCGCGCGGGACTACGCCGAGTTCGCCGATCTGGTCGAATGCATGGACGCCGAGACCGCGGCGGCCGTGTTGGCCCGGATGGACCGGTACTACTGTGGGCAGTACCCAAGACAACATTGGGTGGCCACCCAACTGGTGCGTCGCCTGGCCGATCCGCATCCATCCGATGTGGACGATGACGGCGAAACGGAATCGTCGGCAGTCGCCGACTGGGACGAAGTCAGGAAGCGCTGCCTGTCCGTGGCAGTAGCCATGCTCGAGGAGGCGAGGTGA
- a CDS encoding hemophore encodes MPPTRPESTVLRRGLFTAFAVTTAGAATVIGLALTAGPAATAAPDPCAASEVAKTIGRVANSTGQYLEENPETNQALTTISKQQAGPQSLGTLKAYFDANPEVAEDMQRLQQPLATLSSRCKLPITVPQLMGLMQAAQGQAGPGLPGGLPGAQNVSVPVTGPGPLPGPSPRAIR; translated from the coding sequence ATGCCGCCGACCCGCCCGGAATCCACTGTTCTGCGTCGCGGGCTGTTCACCGCCTTCGCCGTCACCACTGCCGGAGCGGCGACGGTGATCGGCCTCGCACTGACCGCCGGTCCCGCGGCCACCGCCGCGCCGGACCCCTGCGCCGCCAGCGAGGTCGCCAAGACCATCGGCAGGGTCGCCAACTCGACCGGCCAGTACCTGGAGGAGAACCCCGAGACCAATCAGGCGCTGACCACGATCTCCAAACAGCAGGCCGGACCACAGTCGCTGGGCACGCTCAAGGCGTACTTCGACGCCAATCCGGAGGTCGCCGAGGACATGCAGCGGCTGCAGCAGCCGCTGGCGACGCTGTCCTCCCGGTGCAAGCTGCCGATCACGGTGCCCCAGTTGATGGGCCTCATGCAGGCCGCCCAGGGCCAGGCCGGCCCGGGGCTGCCGGGCGGCCTGCCGGGCGCGCAGAATGTGTCGGTGCCGGTGACGGGCCCCGGACCGCTGCCGGGGCCGTCGCCGCGGGCCATCCGCTGA
- a CDS encoding heme-binding protein, which produces MVLSARTVRRAVAGTIGAGAIAGATLFSSIPFAFADPEPEPPGCTAADLAGVAAGVSAATSAYLFTHPEVNDFFTGLEGQHRADVRDTVAEYLDANPQVKAELTHIRQPLVDIKNRCGGPDLATDDIP; this is translated from the coding sequence ATGGTGCTCTCGGCCCGTACCGTGCGACGCGCGGTAGCCGGCACGATCGGAGCCGGCGCAATTGCCGGTGCCACGCTGTTCAGTTCGATCCCGTTCGCGTTCGCCGATCCCGAACCCGAGCCGCCGGGCTGCACCGCGGCGGACCTGGCCGGTGTGGCGGCGGGTGTGTCGGCTGCGACCTCGGCGTACCTGTTCACCCATCCCGAGGTGAACGACTTCTTCACCGGCCTGGAGGGCCAGCATCGTGCGGATGTCCGTGACACGGTCGCCGAGTACCTGGACGCCAACCCCCAGGTGAAGGCCGAGCTGACGCACATCCGCCAGCCGCTGGTGGACATCAAGAACCGTTGCGGCGGTCCGGATCTGGCGACCGACGACATTCCGTAA
- a CDS encoding DUF3054 domain-containing protein gives MTVDSRLPARAAGTALAADLVCVVVFAALGRRSHAEGLTATGIATTAWPFLVGTLVGWLLVRAWRRPLTLAPTGVAVWAATIVVGMLLRAATSRGIAPSFIVVASLVTGALLLGWRGVAAVVARRRGDG, from the coding sequence ATGACTGTGGACAGTCGGCTGCCGGCGCGGGCGGCCGGCACGGCGTTGGCGGCCGATCTGGTGTGCGTGGTGGTGTTCGCGGCGCTCGGGCGGCGCAGCCACGCCGAGGGGCTCACCGCAACCGGAATCGCGACCACCGCCTGGCCGTTTCTGGTGGGCACGCTGGTGGGCTGGCTGCTGGTGCGGGCCTGGCGCCGGCCGCTGACCCTGGCGCCCACCGGGGTGGCGGTGTGGGCCGCCACCATCGTGGTCGGGATGCTGTTGCGGGCTGCGACCTCCCGCGGCATCGCACCGAGTTTCATCGTGGTGGCGTCGCTGGTGACCGGCGCGCTGCTGCTCGGCTGGCGCGGTGTCGCCGCCGTGGTGGCGCGGCGCCGAGGCGACGGCTGA